The Streptomyces tendae DNA segment CGCCGAACTCCTGCAAACCCTTCAGCGCCTGGTCCAGCAGGGCCTGGCGGCCCTGCAGCTCCCGCTCCAGCTTGTCCGCCTTGGCGGTGTTGCCCTGCGCCCTGGCCTGCTCGATCTGGCCCTTGAGCTTGTCCACGGCGGCCTGCAGCTGACCGGTCAGACCCTCGGCCCGCGCACGGGCCTCCGGGTTCGTCCGGCGCCACTCGGCCTCCTCGGCCTCCTGCAGGGCGCGCTCCACGGTGTGCATCCGGCCCTCGACCCGCGGCCGGGCGTCCCGCGGCACATGGCCGATGGCCTCCCAGCGCTCGTTGAGCGCGCGGAACGCGGCACGGGCGGCCTTCAGGTCCGTGATCGGCAGCAGCTTCTCCGCCTCGCCGGCCAGCTCCTCCTTGAGCTTGAGGTTCTCGGCCTGCTCCGCGTCACGCTCGGCGAACACCGAACTGCGGGCGGCGAAGAAGACGTCCTGGGCGCCGCGGAAGCGGTTCCACAGGTCCTCCTCGTGCTCGCGCTGGGCGCGGCCCGCGGCCTTCCACTCCGTCATCAGCTCGCGGTACCGGGCCGCCGTCGGGCCCCAGTCCGTCGAGTTCGACAGCGCCTCGGCCTCACCGACCAGCCGCTCCTTGGTCCGGCGGGCCTCCTCGCGCTGCGCGTCCAGCTGCGCGAAGTGCTGCTTGCGCCGCTTGGAGAACGCCGACCGAGCGTGCGAGAAGCGGTGCCACAGCTCGTCGTCGGACTTGCGGTCCAGCCGCGGCAGGCCCTTCCAGGTGTCCACCAGGGCCCGCAGCCGCTCGCCGGCCGCCCGCCACTGGTCGGACTGCGCGAGCTCCTCGGCCTCGGTGACAAGCGCCTCCTTGGCCTGGCGCGCCTCGTCGGACTGGCGGGCCCGCTGCGCCTTGCGCTCCTCGCGGCGCGCCTCCACCAGCTCCACGAGCTTGTCCAGCCGGGCCCCGAGGGCCGCAAGGTCGCCGACCGCGTGATGGGCGTCCACCTGCTCGCGCAGGTGGCCGATCGCTGCCATGGCGTCCTTGGACGACAGGTCGGTGGTCCTGACTCGCTTCTCGAGGAGGCCGATCTCGACAACCAGGCCCTCGTACTTGCGCTGGAAGTAGGCCAGCGCCTCGTCGGGGGAGCCGGCCTGCCAGGAACCGACGACCTTCTCGCCGTCGGCCGTACGCACGTACACGGTCCCCGTCTCGTCGACGCGGCCCCACGGGTCGCTGCTCACAGCGCCTCCTCCACATGATGCCGTCGAGGGGGCCTGTGTGCTCCCCCGGGCATCGTCCACAGTTTCGTCACGGCCAACATAGGCGACCGACGGGATGCCTGTCCGCATCCCGCGCGACCGAAATTACGCAGTTGGGGCTCACGATGCGGCGACGGTCGCCTTGTTGATCACGACCGTCGCGTTGGGCGCCCCGTCGCCGGCCCCGGTGCTCTCGCCGGCGTCGGCGATCTTCTTCAGCACCTTCAGACCGGCGTCCGAGATGGTGCCGAACGGCGTGTAGCTCGGCGGGAGCTGGCTGTCCTGGTAGACCAGGAAGAACTGGCTGCCGCCGCTGTCCTTCTGGCCGGTGTTGGCCATGGCGACCGTGCCCGCCGGGTAGACGTTGTCCTTCAGGCTGGCGTCCTTCAGGTTCTCGTCCGGGATGGTGTAGCCCGGCCCGCCGGTGCCGGTGCCCGTCGGGTCGCCGCACTGCAGCACGTAGATGCCGTTCGTGGTGAGCCGGTGGCACTTCGTGTGGTCGAAGTAGCCCTTGTTCGCCAGGAAGTCGAACGAGTTGACCGTGTGCGGGGCGGCCGACGCCTTCAGCGCCACGTCTATCGCGCCGCAGGTGGTGTCCAGCTTCAGCGTGTACTTCGCCGACTTGTCGATCGACATCGCCGGCTCCTTCTTCCAGGTCTTCTTCGCGACCTCGCCCTTCGCGGGCTCCTCGCACGGGTCCGGAGCCTTGCTGGGCGCCTCCGCGCTCGGGGTGGCCTCCGCGCTCGTGGTGGTCTTGTCGTCGTCCTGCTTCAGCACCCCGGTCGTGTACAGCGCGAGGCTGCCGATCAGGACCACACCGAGCACCGACGCGATCACCGCGTTGCGGACCCGCGCCTTCTGACGCGCCTCGGTACGCCGCTGCTGCTGCCTCAAGAACTTCTCCCGGGCGAGCTGACGCCGCCGCTGCTCCTGGCTGACCACCGGGTTCTCTCCTCATGCGTCTCGTGTGCCGGCCGGTACGCGTGCGTACGTGCGGTGAGCCGACCGCCTGCGTGTGCCCCGTACCGTATATGGGTTCGCTGAGGAATCGGCAGCGCCGGTAGGCTCTGACCACGGGCGCAGCCCCGTCGCAAGCCTCCCGTACCGACACAAACGAAGGACGATCGTGCTCATTGCCGGGTTCCCCGCCGGGGCCTGGGGGACGAACTGTTATCTCGTCGCCCCCGCCGCCGGTGAGGAGTGCGTGATCATCGACCCCGGCCACCAGGCCGCCGACGGCGTGGCGGAGGCGGTCCGCAAGCACCGGCTCAAGCCCGTCGCCGTCGTCCTCACCCACGGCCACATCGACCATGTCGCCTCGGTGGTCCCGGTGTGCGGGGCGCACGACGTTCCCGCCTGGATCCACCCCCAGGACCGGTACATGATGAGCGACCCCGAGAAGGGCATAGGCCGGGCCATCGGCATGCCGCTCATGGGAGAGCTGACGGTGGGGGAGCCGGACGACGTCAAGGAGCTCACCGATGGCGCGAAACTGCGGCTGGCGGGCCTGGAGTTCGGCGTCTCGCACGCGCCGGGCCATACCAAGGGGTCGGTGACCTTCGGCCTGCCCGGGTCGGCGGACGTCCCGCCGGTCATGTTCTCGGGCGACCTGTTGTTCGCCGGCTCCGTCGGACGCACCGACCTGCCCGGCGGTGACATGGCCGAGATGCTCGACTCGCTGGCCCGCGTGTGCCTGCCGCTCGACGACTCGACCGTGGTGCTGTCCGGCCACGGCCCCCAGACGACCATCGGCCAGGAGCGCGCCACCAACCCGTATCTGCGGCAGGTGGCGGCCGGCCAGGGAGCGCCCCAGGCTCCCCGACGAGGAATGTGACAACTACTTCCGTGAGCACTTTCAAGGCCCCGAAGGGCACGTACGACCTGCTGCCGCCCGATTCCGCCAAGTTCCTCGCCGTGCGCGAGGCGATCGCGGCCCCGCTG contains these protein-coding regions:
- a CDS encoding MBL fold metallo-hydrolase, with the protein product MLIAGFPAGAWGTNCYLVAPAAGEECVIIDPGHQAADGVAEAVRKHRLKPVAVVLTHGHIDHVASVVPVCGAHDVPAWIHPQDRYMMSDPEKGIGRAIGMPLMGELTVGEPDDVKELTDGAKLRLAGLEFGVSHAPGHTKGSVTFGLPGSADVPPVMFSGDLLFAGSVGRTDLPGGDMAEMLDSLARVCLPLDDSTVVLSGHGPQTTIGQERATNPYLRQVAAGQGAPQAPRRGM
- a CDS encoding DUF349 domain-containing protein produces the protein MSSDPWGRVDETGTVYVRTADGEKVVGSWQAGSPDEALAYFQRKYEGLVVEIGLLEKRVRTTDLSSKDAMAAIGHLREQVDAHHAVGDLAALGARLDKLVELVEARREERKAQRARQSDEARQAKEALVTEAEELAQSDQWRAAGERLRALVDTWKGLPRLDRKSDDELWHRFSHARSAFSKRRKQHFAQLDAQREEARRTKERLVGEAEALSNSTDWGPTAARYRELMTEWKAAGRAQREHEEDLWNRFRGAQDVFFAARSSVFAERDAEQAENLKLKEELAGEAEKLLPITDLKAARAAFRALNERWEAIGHVPRDARPRVEGRMHTVERALQEAEEAEWRRTNPEARARAEGLTGQLQAAVDKLKGQIEQARAQGNTAKADKLERELQGRQALLDQALKGLQEFGG
- a CDS encoding peptidylprolyl isomerase; this encodes MVSQEQRRRQLAREKFLRQQQRRTEARQKARVRNAVIASVLGVVLIGSLALYTTGVLKQDDDKTTTSAEATPSAEAPSKAPDPCEEPAKGEVAKKTWKKEPAMSIDKSAKYTLKLDTTCGAIDVALKASAAPHTVNSFDFLANKGYFDHTKCHRLTTNGIYVLQCGDPTGTGTGGPGYTIPDENLKDASLKDNVYPAGTVAMANTGQKDSGGSQFFLVYQDSQLPPSYTPFGTISDAGLKVLKKIADAGESTGAGDGAPNATVVINKATVAAS